A single region of the Salvia miltiorrhiza cultivar Shanhuang (shh) chromosome 8, IMPLAD_Smil_shh, whole genome shotgun sequence genome encodes:
- the LOC131001316 gene encoding uncharacterized protein LOC131001316: MGKKSKQQLRMAKAEGQSNQEEILKTLGDFTDKENWDKFFTIRGSDDSFEWYAEWPQLRNLLTENLSFPEKPPKEVSILVPGCGNSRLSEQLYDAGFQSITNIDFSKVVIMDMLRRNVRDRPQMKWRVMDMTELQFHDESFDAVVDKGGLDALMEPKLGPRLGHLYLTEVKRVLKPGGKFICLTLAESHVLDLLFPKFRFGWKMSLHAISQGPPYGTPKLQTFVVVAEKDSPTSISDISLFLGEYSIERHGNQARKLYETLEKERKIRTEYSNDSDVSYSIEDLRFGAKGNISILQPGRRIKLILGEPGVSNFVYNGMLLDSKQDPENFIHHYGVFIVPQLRTHDWLYTSEEGQWLIVVSSNTARLCMVFLDSSNSIFSMESIQSDLSPLVKQLAPSYGGTDLQIPFLAAGDGIKKRDIVHQVTSDLTGPIIVEDVIYEAINKNDPYKGHKYRRLTFERTENLVQSEVLLSTNFDSLSSRTPGSSGETEVIHNYLASPYHNGIISGILLISSHLNIATTFGNLVKTVVLGLGAGLLPMFMKKNLPTLKIEVIELDPVVLDVAREFFGFEEDERLKVHITDGIKFVKEIADSKVETEDKSFCKIDILVVDVDSSDTSSGLTCPEADFVEESFMLAAKESLSEQGLFIINLVSRSSTVKDAVYSRLKKVFSNIFCLKIDEDVNEVLFALKTDSAIEEDQLSEARNVVARYSEEVSKEWSEKVVVLSKSIELLS, translated from the exons ATGGGGAAGAAGAGCAAGCAGCAGCTAAGAATGGCGAAAGCAGAGGGCCAAAGTAATCAAGAGGAGATTCTGAAAACCCTCGGAGACTTCACAGACAAAGAGAATTGGGACAAATTCTTCACAATTCGAGGCAGCGACGATTCCTTCGAATGGTACGCCGAGTGGCCGCAGCTCCGCAACTTACTCACGGAGAATCTCTCATTCCCGGAGAAACCTCCCAAGGAGGTGAGTATCTTGGTGCCGGGGTGCGGGAACTCGAGGCTCTCGGAGCAGCTCTACGATGCCGGATTTCAGAGCATAACGAATATTGATTTCTCGAAAGTGGTGATTATGGATATGTTGAGGAGGAATGTGAGAGACCGGCCGCAGATGAAGTGGCGAGTTATGGACATGACTGAGCTGCAG TTTCACGATGAGAGCTTCGATGCTGTTGTGGACAAAGGAGGATTGGATGCCTTGATGGAGCCCAAGCTTGGTCCAAGATTAGGCCATCTCTACTTAACTGAG GTAAAGAGGGTTCTGAAACCTGGAGGAAAATTCATCTGTCTCACCTTAGCTGAATCTCATGTCTTAG ACCTACTTTTCCCTAAATTTCGATTTGGGTGGAAAATGAGTCTTCATGCCATTTCTCAAGGGCCACCATATGGAACCCCGAAACTGCAGACTTTTGTGGTAGTCGCTGAGAAAGATTCTCCTACTTCAATATCTGATATATCATTGTTCTTGGGTGAATATTCAATTGAACGCCATGGTAATCAG GCTCGAAAATTATATGAAACactagaaaaagaaagaaagattcGCACAGAATACTCCAACGACTCTGATGTATCGTACTCAATTGAAGACTTGAGATTCGGGGCAAAAGGAAACATTTCAATTCTTCAACCTGGTCGTAGGATAAAGCTTATCTTAGGTGAACCTGGAGTATCCAATTTTGTCTATAATGGCATGCTTCTTGATTCTAAGCAAGATCCAGAAAACTTCATCCATCACTATGGTGTATTCATTGTTCCCCAA TTGAGAACTCATGATTGGCTTTACACATCAGAAGAAGGGCAGTGGCTTATTGTTGTAAGTTCAAATACTGCTAGGTTGTGCATG GTTTTTTTGGATTCTAGTAATTCCATTTTTTCTATGGAGTCCATCCAG TCGGACCTTTCTCCTTTAGTCAAGCAGTTGGCTCCAAGCTACGGTGGCACTGATCTTCAAATTCC ATTTTTGGCAGCAGGTGATGGAATTAAGAAGCGAGATATTGTGCACCAG GTTACATCTGACTTGACTGGTCCAATCATCGTGGAGGATGTGATCTATGAAGctattaataaaaatgatcCTTATAAGGGTCATAAGTACCGGCGTCTCACTTTCGAAAGAACTGAGAATTTGGTGCAATCCGAAGTTCTTCTATCGACAAATTTTGACTCTCTCTCATCTAGGACTCCTG GTTCAAGCGGTGAAACGGAAGTTATTCACAACTACTTAGCTAGTCCGTACCACAATGGGATTATTTCAGGAATACTGTTGATCTCTTCACATTTGAACATAGCTACCACATTCGGAAACTTG GTAAAAACAGTGGTTCTTGGTCTGGGGGCAGGACTACTTCCTATGTTCATGAAGAAAAATCTACCCACCCTCAAGATTGAG GTTATCGAGTTAGACCCGGTGGTATTGGATGTTGCTAGagaattttttggttttgaAGAAGATGAGCGCTTGAAG GTACATATTACGGATGGTATTAAATTTGTTAAGGAGATAGCAGATTCTAAGGTTGAGACAG AAGACAAAAGTTTCTGCAAAATCGACATTCTTGTAGTGGATGTAGACTCATCAGACACAAG TTCTGGATTGACATGCCCTGAGGCGGACTTTGTCGAGGAATCTTTTATGTTGGCCGCAAAAGAATCACTTTCTGAGCAAGGTTTATTCATCATCAATCTGGTATCGAGATCCTCTACCGTGAAAGATGCAGTGTATTCGCGCCTGAAAAAG GTATTCAGCAACATCTTTTGCCTCAAGATCGACGAAGATGTCAACGAAGTACTTTTTGCGCTCAAAACGGACTCTGCCATTGAGGAGGACCAACTCTCCGAAGCTCGCAATGTAGTTGCCAGATATTCAGAGGAGGTGAGCAAAGAGTGGAGCGAAAAAGTTGTGGTTTTGTCAAAATCGATCGAGCTACTGAGTTGA
- the LOC131001318 gene encoding probable methionine--tRNA ligase — MGDESAGAKLPIQGKRNILITSALPYVNNVPHLGNIIGSVLSGDVFARYCRMRGYNVIYICGTDEYGTATETKAMEEGSSPKQICDKYHAIHKEVYKWFGISFDEFGRTSSAQQTEVCQDIFKKLLENNWLSENIMQQLYCETCKRFLADRLVEGSCPTPGCNYDSARGDQCEKCGKLLNPTELLEPKCKVCRSTPHIRDTNHMFLELPLLKEKLEEYINSTSVMGGWSQNAIQATHAWLREGLKPRCITRDLKWGVPVPHERFTDKVFYVWFDAPIGYVSITSCYTPEWERWWKNPEDVELYQFMGKDNVPFHTVMFPSTLIGTGENWTLMKTISVTEYLNYETGKFSKSKGVGVFGNDAKDTNIPAEVWRYYLLTNRPEVSDTLFTWADLQAKLNSELLNNLGNFVNRVLSFIAKAPGSGYGSVIPDAPNADTHPLTKALGEKIASCVEQYIDAMEKVKLKQGLKIAMSISGEGNAYLQESQFWKLYKEDRPCCSVVIKTSIGLVYLLACLLEPFMPSFSLEVLKQLDLPLETRFSLSDEKGDVEKARTPWVFLPAGHKIGSPTPLFRELRDDEVELFRNKFAGSQADRLAKAQGVSEKLKETKI, encoded by the exons ATGGGCGATGAGAGCGCAGGCGCGAAGCTGCCGATACAAGGGAAGCGGAACATCCTCATCACGAGCGCCTTGCCTTACGTAAACAACGTCCCGCACCTCGGCAACATCATCGGAT CTGTTCTGAGCGGCGATGTGTTTGCACGATATTGCCGGATGAGGGGTTATAACGTCATCTATATCTGTGGTACGGATGAGTACGGCACCGCAACAGAGACTAAGGCAATGGAGGAGGGCTCTTCTCCCAAACAGATCTGTGACAA ATATCATGCTATTCATAAAGAGGTATACAAGTGGTTCGGTAtaagctttgatgagtttggcCGCACCTCAAGTGCTCAGCAGACAGAAGTTTGTCAAGATATTTTCAAGAAACTGTTGGAGAATAATTGGCTTTCTGAAAACATAATGCAACAG CTCTACTGTGAAACATGTAAAAGATTCTTGGCAGATCGGCTTGTGGAGGGTAGTTGTCCAACACCAGGCTGTAACTATGATTCTGCACGCGGAGACCAGTGTGAAAAGTGTGGGAAGCTTTTAAATCCTACAGAACTACTAGAGCCAAAGTGCAAG GTTTGTCGCAGCACTCCACACATTCGTGATACAAACCACATGTTTCTTGAGCTTCCCTTACTGAAGGAAAAATTAGAAGAATATATAAACAGCACGTCAGTGATGGGAGGGTGGAGCCAAAATGCTATTCAAGCAACGCATGCATGGCTCAGGGAAGGGTTGAAACCACGATGTATAACGAGAGATTTGAAATGGGGAGTTCCTGTCCCACATGAGAGATTTACGGATAAG GTTTTCTATGTATGGTTTGATGCTCCAATTGGATATGTCTCTATCACCTCATGTTACACACCAGAATGGGAGAGGTGGTGGAAGAATCCTGAAGATGTTGAGCTTTACCAATTTATGGGCAAAGATAATGTTCCCTTTCACACT GTGATGTTTCCTTCCACTCTTATTGGAACAGGTGAAAACTGGACATTAATGAAAACCATCAGTGTTACAGAGTATTTAAACTATGAAACTG GAAAATTCTCAAAGAGCAAGGGTGTAGGCGTGTTTGGAAATGATGCAAAAGACACAAATATTCCTGCAGAGGTGTGGAGATATTATCTGCTGACAAATAGGCCAGAG GTATCGGATACACTATTCACATGGGCTGATTTGCAAGCAAAGCTTAACAGCGAGTTGCTGAATAATCTAGGAAATTTTGTCAACCGAGTCCTGAGTTTCATTGCAAAAGCTCCAG GTTCAGGATATGGTTCGGTCATCCCTGATGCTCCGAATGCAGATACTCATCCATTGACTAAAGCATTGGGAGAGAAGATCGCTAGTTGTGTGGAGCAGTATATAGACGCAATGGAGAAG GTGAAACTAAAGCAAGGCTTGAAGATTGCTATGTCCATATCCGGTGAAGGAAATGCTTATTTGCAA GAAAGCCAGTTCTGGAAGCTTTACAAGGAGGATCGACCTTGTTGCTCGGTGGTCATAAAAACTTCTATCGGATTAGTGTATCTTCTTGCATGCCTCTTGGAGCCTTTCATGCCGTCTTTCTCCCTTGAG GTGCTTAAGCAGCTCGATTTGCCACTCGAAACACGATTTTCACTCTCTGATGAAAAAGGTGATGTTGAAAAGGCTAGAACGCCCTGGGTGTTCCTGCCTGCCGGTCATAAAATTGGTAGCCCAACGCCATTGTTTAGAGAATTG AGAGATGATGAAGTGGAGCTCTTCAGAAACAAGTTTGCTGGAAGTCAAGCAGATAGGCTTGCTAAGGCACAAGGAGTATCTGAAAAACTCAAGGAGACTAAGATTTGA